The following proteins are co-located in the Planococcus plakortidis genome:
- a CDS encoding diguanylate cyclase translates to MGAYFFYFLENMALIIAMMYLGLKAREYLVPKLAESRKAPVLNGLLTGFLAFAIMYNPLLHEGMRIDLREAPLYFIAFVGGWLPGAIAMIIPFAYRMMMEGPTVWLGIMQAIFLPVLIGSLFHDWKNYRPPYAMANIKRMMAGFVVFEIIKSIWMVGSTPATAAMALMMALMAMIAVLALGLILNDMHRNIIRWKTLEHESTHDALTGLPNLRFFHEKARQLKYRGVPMAIVMMDVDHFKNYNDTHGHPAGDVVLRSIGQLMEETARHEDIIARYGGEEFILCFTGVSTERQAFELADLLRERIENHPFFGADQQPGGQLTVSLGVALSETEQPLDELIERADRALYRSKKSGRNRVTVASIKTDETTGSGYQVHA, encoded by the coding sequence GTGCCGAAACTGGCGGAATCAAGGAAAGCGCCGGTATTGAACGGCCTGCTGACGGGCTTTTTGGCGTTCGCCATCATGTACAACCCATTGCTTCATGAAGGGATGCGCATCGACCTCCGCGAAGCGCCGCTTTATTTCATCGCGTTCGTGGGCGGTTGGCTGCCTGGTGCCATCGCCATGATCATCCCGTTTGCCTACCGGATGATGATGGAAGGGCCGACGGTGTGGCTCGGCATCATGCAGGCGATTTTTTTGCCGGTGCTCATCGGCAGCCTGTTCCATGACTGGAAAAACTACCGCCCGCCCTATGCGATGGCCAACATCAAGCGCATGATGGCCGGGTTTGTGGTGTTTGAGATCATCAAATCAATCTGGATGGTAGGGTCGACCCCTGCGACGGCAGCGATGGCGTTGATGATGGCATTGATGGCCATGATCGCTGTCTTGGCGCTCGGCTTGATCCTCAACGATATGCACCGCAATATCATCCGCTGGAAAACGCTTGAACACGAATCGACCCATGATGCCTTGACGGGCTTGCCGAATCTTCGCTTTTTCCATGAAAAGGCCCGCCAATTGAAGTATCGGGGGGTGCCGATGGCGATTGTCATGATGGATGTCGATCATTTCAAGAACTACAACGATACCCATGGCCATCCGGCAGGGGACGTCGTACTCCGTTCGATCGGGCAATTGATGGAAGAAACGGCTAGGCACGAGGATATCATCGCCCGCTACGGCGGCGAAGAATTCATCCTGTGCTTTACGGGCGTTTCCACTGAAAGGCAGGCTTTCGAACTGGCCGATCTATTGCGGGAACGGATCGAAAACCATCCGTTCTTCGGCGCAGACCAACAGCCGGGTGGGCAGTTGACCGTATCGCTTGGCGTTGCCCTTTCGGAAACGGAACAGCCATTGGACGAATTGATCGAACGCGCGGACCGTGCGCTCTACCGATCGAAAAAATCCGGGCGTAACCGGGTGACGGTCGCATCCATCAAGACGGATGAAACAACAGGAAGCGGCTACCAAGTGCACGCATGA
- a CDS encoding LTA synthase family protein codes for MKGAGKFLLSQWDYALFVLLLLGKVYYFSNVSGTLFTTLGPFAYAEEFVAWLFGGDSERIFEGVLLISVGTILLSTFWLLLLHGRKRLFWMAITNLVLSFIILADTLYFRYFEDIISVTVLMQMRQVGDVGESIFALFRLSDALLLADVLLMAILWLVISRKQVAATKPSGFAKIGTALLVLVLGWQLTAVPFAKSMEGGGAWQFNKLISNMRVYNFTGLLGFHSANITRYIDDNFINRKVYSEDEISASQDWFDARNAERTPGPYSGMAEGKNLIILQVEALQNFVLNRDVNGQEITPNLNRLAKENLYFPNFYEQTALGRTSDAEFLLNTSLYPTAEGSAYMLHAENTFDALPGILKERGYGTNVFHPYKASFWNRYIIYPQLGIDTFYSDDDFDEAEVIGWAINDEAMLGQALEEMAGFEQPFHSQIVTLTSHHPFEMPEHLQLLDTEGYNGYHDRHFKNYLQSIHYVDQAIGKFVDGLEQKGLLDDTVLVIYGDHSTGMTSNTKKFVEFTGAEDPLTYFETNKNVPLIVHIPGAEPKIFSQVASQLDLAPSLLDVLGGNPEQHHFIGRNMWDAEGGRATFRDGSFITSELSFIASSDGIYGNGSCYWRMTGEELGVEACEEPFKEGSKELQISDDVLRGNMLKKFE; via the coding sequence GTGAAAGGGGCTGGGAAATTTTTGCTCAGCCAATGGGATTATGCGTTATTTGTTTTATTGCTACTTGGAAAAGTGTATTATTTTTCGAATGTCAGCGGCACGCTGTTCACGACGCTTGGCCCGTTCGCCTATGCTGAGGAATTCGTCGCTTGGCTGTTCGGCGGCGATAGTGAACGTATTTTTGAAGGGGTGCTGTTGATCAGCGTCGGGACGATTTTGCTCAGCACGTTTTGGCTGTTGCTATTGCATGGCCGAAAACGGCTGTTTTGGATGGCCATTACCAACCTGGTGCTGAGTTTCATCATTTTAGCAGATACCTTGTATTTCCGTTATTTCGAGGACATCATTTCCGTAACGGTATTGATGCAGATGCGCCAGGTGGGCGATGTCGGCGAAAGCATTTTCGCCTTGTTCCGCCTGAGCGATGCGCTGCTGTTGGCAGACGTGTTATTGATGGCGATCCTGTGGCTGGTCATCAGCCGGAAACAAGTGGCTGCTACGAAACCATCAGGCTTTGCGAAAATCGGGACTGCGCTTCTTGTGCTCGTCCTTGGATGGCAATTGACCGCAGTGCCTTTCGCTAAATCGATGGAAGGCGGCGGCGCGTGGCAGTTCAATAAATTGATCTCGAATATGCGGGTGTATAATTTCACCGGCTTGCTCGGCTTCCACAGCGCCAATATTACGCGTTATATCGATGATAATTTCATCAACCGCAAGGTCTATAGCGAAGACGAGATCTCCGCAAGCCAGGATTGGTTCGACGCGCGCAATGCAGAGCGTACGCCTGGCCCATATTCGGGCATGGCGGAAGGAAAGAACCTCATCATCCTCCAAGTGGAAGCATTGCAGAATTTCGTCCTGAACCGTGACGTGAACGGGCAGGAAATCACGCCGAACTTGAACCGCTTGGCGAAGGAAAACCTGTATTTCCCGAACTTTTACGAACAGACGGCGCTCGGCCGGACCTCGGATGCCGAGTTTTTGTTGAATACATCCTTATACCCGACAGCTGAAGGCTCTGCCTACATGCTCCATGCCGAGAATACTTTCGACGCATTGCCGGGCATCCTGAAGGAACGGGGATACGGAACCAATGTGTTCCATCCATACAAAGCGAGTTTCTGGAACCGCTATATCATCTATCCGCAGCTCGGCATCGACACGTTCTACTCGGACGACGATTTCGATGAGGCGGAAGTGATCGGCTGGGCCATCAACGATGAGGCGATGCTCGGACAGGCGCTGGAGGAAATGGCCGGATTCGAGCAGCCTTTCCATTCGCAGATCGTCACCTTGACGAGCCATCATCCGTTCGAGATGCCGGAGCATTTGCAGTTGCTGGACACTGAAGGCTATAACGGCTATCATGACCGCCACTTCAAGAATTATTTGCAGTCGATCCATTACGTCGACCAGGCCATCGGCAAATTTGTCGATGGGCTCGAGCAAAAAGGCCTGCTCGATGATACGGTGCTGGTCATATACGGCGACCATAGCACAGGCATGACGTCGAATACGAAAAAGTTCGTGGAGTTCACTGGCGCCGAAGACCCGCTCACGTATTTCGAAACGAATAAAAACGTGCCGCTCATTGTCCATATCCCGGGAGCGGAGCCGAAAATCTTCAGCCAAGTGGCGAGCCAGCTTGACCTTGCGCCAAGCCTGCTCGATGTGCTCGGCGGCAACCCCGAGCAGCATCATTTCATCGGCCGCAATATGTGGGATGCAGAAGGCGGGCGCGCGACGTTCCGTGACGGCTCGTTCATCACAAGTGAACTGAGCTTTATCGCATCATCTGATGGAATTTACGGGAACGGCAGCTGCTACTGGCGCATGACGGGCGAAGAACTGGGCGTTGAGGCGTGCGAAGAACCGTTCAAGGAAGGCTCAAAAGAACTGCAAATCTCGGATGACGTCCTGCGCGGCAATATGCTCAAGAAATTCGAATAA
- a CDS encoding MalY/PatB family protein, giving the protein MNYNFDEKVERRNTYSLKWDGAELIKQFGITDRYDEHTIPLFTADMDLPVAQPIVDALHQTVDHRIFGYTILPDAYFEAIQHYFQKRYDWAIDKEQIIFSPGTVHALNIAVKALTEEGDGVIIQRPVYPPFTSAVEGNGRVVKNNALVQDEEGRYSINFEEFEELAKDENTKLFIHCHPHNPTGRVFTPEESKKLADICKRHDVTIIADEIHGDLVRSGESFTPMVLAADDTDHIITCTAINKTFNVAGLHCTNVIIENEALREKFTAELGMQLPTPFTVAALIAAYTEGDDWLGQVNDYLDGTLEWVKEFLAERMPKVKVRIPEGTYVMWLDFRGYGLEDKEIHDRIYNKANVILEDGTMFGPEGAGFQRICIPSPRPLIQEAMERIAKEFDDLN; this is encoded by the coding sequence ATGAACTATAATTTTGACGAGAAAGTCGAACGCCGCAATACCTATTCATTGAAATGGGACGGGGCGGAATTGATCAAGCAATTCGGCATCACCGACCGCTACGATGAGCACACGATCCCGCTTTTTACAGCGGACATGGATCTGCCGGTCGCCCAGCCGATCGTCGATGCGCTCCATCAAACGGTCGACCACCGCATCTTCGGCTATACGATCTTGCCGGATGCGTATTTCGAGGCCATCCAGCATTATTTCCAAAAACGCTATGACTGGGCGATCGATAAAGAGCAGATCATCTTCAGCCCGGGAACGGTCCATGCCTTGAATATCGCGGTGAAAGCCTTGACCGAAGAAGGCGATGGGGTCATCATCCAGCGCCCGGTCTATCCACCGTTCACTTCCGCTGTCGAAGGCAACGGGCGTGTCGTGAAAAACAATGCGCTCGTGCAGGATGAAGAGGGCCGTTACTCGATCAACTTCGAGGAATTCGAGGAACTCGCAAAAGACGAAAACACGAAATTGTTCATCCACTGCCATCCGCACAATCCGACAGGGCGCGTGTTCACGCCGGAAGAGTCGAAAAAGTTGGCGGACATCTGCAAGCGCCATGATGTCACGATCATCGCCGACGAAATCCACGGCGATTTGGTGCGCAGCGGCGAGAGCTTCACGCCGATGGTCCTCGCGGCGGATGACACCGATCACATCATCACGTGCACGGCCATCAATAAAACCTTCAACGTAGCAGGTCTTCACTGCACGAACGTCATCATCGAAAACGAAGCCTTGCGCGAGAAATTCACCGCGGAACTCGGCATGCAATTGCCGACGCCGTTCACGGTCGCGGCACTCATCGCGGCCTATACCGAAGGCGACGACTGGCTTGGTCAAGTGAATGACTATCTCGACGGCACACTCGAATGGGTAAAAGAATTCCTCGCGGAGCGCATGCCGAAAGTGAAGGTGCGCATTCCGGAAGGGACGTATGTCATGTGGCTCGATTTCCGCGGCTACGGGCTCGAGGACAAGGAAATACACGACCGCATCTACAATAAAGCGAACGTCATCTTGGAAGACGGCACGATGTTCGGCCCTGAAGGCGCAGGATTCCAGCGCATCTGCATCCCGTCGCCGCGCCCGCTCATCCAAGAAGCGATGGAACGCATCGCCAAGGAATTCGACGATTTGAACTAA
- a CDS encoding DUF2512 family protein: protein MKHIIALAVKFVIVTIVLLVVLTWAFDVSFFNTLMISLALTALSYAIGDLLIFLNAGKPANQSSRNTIATFTDFVMALAVILLIGWLLTGEFASMVAPALVSALVLSAGEWFFHQYVDHSVVPWYNEYKSAKG from the coding sequence ATGAAACACATCATTGCACTCGCTGTGAAATTCGTCATCGTCACCATTGTCTTGCTGGTCGTTTTAACCTGGGCTTTTGATGTCAGCTTCTTCAACACCTTGATGATCAGCCTTGCGCTTACCGCCTTGTCGTATGCAATCGGTGATTTGCTCATTTTCCTGAATGCGGGAAAACCGGCGAACCAATCATCCCGTAACACGATCGCGACATTCACCGATTTCGTCATGGCGCTGGCCGTCATCTTGCTGATCGGCTGGCTGTTGACGGGCGAATTCGCTTCCATGGTCGCCCCTGCACTCGTCAGCGCGCTCGTGCTGTCGGCAGGCGAATGGTTCTTCCACCAATACGTCGACCACAGCGTCGTCCCTTGGTACAACGAGTACAAATCGGCAAAAGGCTGA